ACATTTTTTTCTTACGCAATTCTTTTAAACGTGGTAATTTTTGTTCCATCGAAACAACTTTCTTCTCACGCTTTTCAATTTTACTCCTTGATTTTTTTTTAGCAGCAGTCTTTTCTACTGCTTGATTCACAGAAGCATCTTTACGCATTTTTTCCCAAGGAGTCAAAGAATCTGACGATGGATTAGCATCCTTTTTATATGAACTACGTTTATTCCAGTTTGCCATAAAACTTAACTCCCTTCTAAAATTTTTATAAAAAAACAACTTGTTACTCAACCAATTTCATTTAGTTTATTCTTTTCACTTAAATCAATTCACGAATTAAGGCAACTAAACGATCAGCAGCATCTGGAATTCCTAATTTTTTCGCTTCTCCTGCCATTTTCAAGCGTTTATCTGGATTCATCATTAATTGATCAACCTCTAAAATTAAACGTTCTCCAGTTAAGTCAACATCAGCAATCATTTCTGCCGCTCCATGGGTAGTTAAACTTTCTGCATTGCGCGTTTGATGGTCATTTGTTACATAGGGACTCGGAATTAAAATACTTGGTAATCCCAATGCCGTCAACTCTGCCAAACTAGTCGCTCCGCTACGAGCCATCACCAAGGATACATTTGCAAAAACTTCAGGCATATTGTAAATAAATGGCACAACCGAAACATTGCTATCCTTATCAGCTAAAATTGCTAACTCTTCTTGAATTTTTTGATAATGAACTTCACCCGTTGCAAATAAAATCTGATACTCTTTTTTTACTAATTCTGGTAAGGCAGCAACAAAGGCCTCGTTAATTTTACGTGCTCCACGACTTCCACCAAAAATTAACAATGTTGGATAATCCGCTTTTAATTGATACTCTTCTAAAATAGTTGACTGTTGAATCGAAGCAACTTCCTGTGCACGAGGATTTCCAGTTAAAACAATTTTTTCTGGAAATTTAGCAAATTCTTGACGCGCTTCTTCAAAGCAAATCGCTATTTTAGAAGCATACTTACTCAAAAATTTATTTGTCACTCCTGCAACACTGTTTTGTTCATGAATAATCGTTGGAATTCCCTGTTTTGCAGCTGCATACACAACTGGAGCACAAACATAACCACCTGTTCCAATCACAATATCCGGTTGAAATTCTTTCACAATCTTTTTAGAGTCTGAAACACTTTTAAAAAAAAGTTGAACTGTTTTCACATTTTCAAATGATAGAGAACGTTTAAACCCTTGAACTTCAACTGCTTTAAAAGGAATTCCAGCTTTTTCCACAATTTTTTTCTCCAACCCTTTTTCCGTTCCGACGTATAGAACATCAAGAGTTGGTTCGACTTTTTGGAGTTGTCTAATTAAAGCTAGAGCTGGATAAATATGTCCACCAGTTCCGCCACCTGATAAAATAATTTTCATACGCAAACGTAGTTCAAACGAAAAACTACTCCTCCTGTTCTTTCAGTTCTGCAATTAACTGCTGAATCGCTTTAATATATGCGTCACCACGTACTTCAAAACTTCGATACTGATCCCAACTTGCACATGCAGGAGAAAGTAAAATAACAGTATCTTCATCACTTAAGTCATAGGCAACTGGTACAGCTGCTTCAACATTTTGAACTACCCGTATTTCTTTAACTCCAGCTTTTCGACCTACTTCTTCTAACTTACTTGCTGTTTCACCAAATACAATTAAAGCTTTTACATTTTTCAAAGAAGGAATTAACTCATCAAATCCATTACCACGATCCAATCCACCTGCTAATAAAATAACAGGATTAGAAAATCCTTTTAAGGCATTTTCTGTTGCCAGAATATTGGTTGCTTTTGAGTCATTGTAGAATTTACGTTTTTGATAGTCAGTTACAAATTGTGTACGATGTTTCACACCAGTAAAAGTTGTTAACAATTCAGCAATATTTTCATTACTTTGCCCCATTAATTTGGCTACCGCGATAGCTGCTAAAGCATTCTCAACATTATGCTCACCGGGAACTAAAATTGCTGTTTTTTCCATGATACATTCATTTCGATAATAAATTTTACCTTCTTTTACATAAGCTCCATTTTCCAATACTTCTTTTCTTGAAAAAGGAATAATTTGTGCTTTGCTTGATTTAGCTAATTCACGTAATTCAGGCTGATCCCAATTTAGGATTAAATAATCGTCGGCTGTTTGATTCTCTGTAATGCGCCATTTAGCTGCTACGTATTCTTCACGAGTACCATGATAGTCAATATGCGCTTCAAAAATATTCGTAATTACAGCAATACTTGGACGCAATTTGGTTATTCCCATTAATTGGAAACTTGATAACTCAATCACAATTTCATCATTAGGCGTTGTAGTTTGCGCTACTAAACTAGCAGGCATTCCAATATTTCCTGCAACATAGGCATGTCCTTTTATTCGATTCTGATTTAAAATATCAGCAATCATTGTCGTTGTGGTTGTTTTCCCATTTGTTCCAGTAATCCCAATTAGAGTGCTTTCAGATACTTCATAAGCTAATTCAACTTCTGTAATAACCGGGATTCCTTTTTCAATTGCACGCTTTACAATTGGGTTATTGTACATAATCCCTGGGTTTTTAACGACTAATTCAAAATCTTCATCTAGCAAATCCACCGGATGTCCACCTGTTACAACACGAATTCCAGATTCCAATAATTCTTGTGCTTCTGGATTTTCTTCAAAACTCTTATAATCATTAACTGTTACTAATGCACCTAATTCATGCAATAATTTTGCAGCATTTACACCGCTTAAAGCCAGTCCTAAAACCAATATTTTTTTATTCTCATAACTTGTAATTTTTTTCATCACTTATGCCTCCTCATTACAAAATAATCATTAACGCTAAAACAGATGCAACTAAACCGACTGCCCAAAAAGTTAACACGACACGCCATTCGCTCCAACCACTCATTTCAAAGTGATGGTGAATTGGACTCATTTTGAAAACTCTTTTTCCTGTTAATTTGAAAGAAGTTACTTGAATCATAACACTTGCTGTTTCAATTACAAAAATCAAACCAATAAGTAATAATGACCATTCTTGATGAAGCAAGATTGAAATAGCTGCTAAACCACCACCTAAAGCTAACGAACCTACATCTCCCATGAAGATTTTTGCAGGTTTCTTATTAAAGAAAAAGAACCCAACTAAACCACCAATAATTGCTAAACAAAAAATTAGTACATCTGATTGTCCTTGTTTCCAAGCAATAATTCCATAGGCACCATAGGCAATGCTTGCTGTCCCTGCTACTAATCCATCTAAACCATCGGTCAAATTAACGGCATTAGAAAAACCAACTAACCAAAATAAAACAAATACTCCATAGAACCAACCGATATTTACAAAGCCGATCACTGGTAAATTAATCGCAGTTGACAAACCATCATTCTTAAATAGTACAAAAAATATGATTCCACCAACAATTTGTCCAATTAATTTTTGCTTTGATGTCAATCCTAAATTACGTTTTTTAAAGACTTTAATAAAATCATCTAAAAATCCTAATAAACCATACAAAGCTAAAATAAAGAGCAGTAACCCTAAAGACAGAGTAAGCCAACCTTGCCAAATACCAACCCAAATAGCCGTAATAATTGTCGCTAATAAGAAAACTAAACCACCCATAGTTGGCGTTCCTGTTTTCACTTCGTGCCATTTAGGACCTTCATCTCTTGTTACTTGTCCCAATTGTTTCATTCTAAAATAGCCAATAAATATTGGCATCACCATAATTGTCAGTGCAAAACTACTAACAAATGGAATCAACATCTCTGTCCAATGCATGTTAAACCGCTCCTAATTTTTAATAAAAGTTGAAGATTTTTTACTATCTGCATACTTTTCATTTTTTAGTCCTTTTATATCACTCTATTTTTTAGATGAATTTCCAATATAATACGTTGCAATTGCTTTTTTGGCTTCTTCCACATCATCAAAATGATGCTTTGTTGTACCAATAATTTGATAATCTTCATGACCTTTACCTGCAATTAAAATAACATCATTCTTCTGAGCTTGTTTAACAGCTTCCTCAATTGCTACATGACGATCAACAATAAGCTGATACTCCTCTTCAGCTCCTAGTTCAGCAACAACATCTTCTAAAATTGTAGCTGGATCCTCTGTTCTAGGATTATCTGATGTAAAAATAACATGATCTGCATAATCCATTGCAATTCGAGCCATCTTAGGACGTTTCGTTTTATCCCGATCTCCTCCACAACCCACAACACAATAAACATTTCCTGTTTTAAACTCATTAATCGTATTTAAAACATTTAAAAGACCATCTGGTGTATGCGCATAATCTACGACTACAGCAAAATCCTGTTCTCCTTGGACTAATTCAAAACGTCCACGAACACCAGCGATACTCTCTAAGGAACAAATAATACTATCTAACTCGATTCCCGCTACATATGCTGTTGCAATTGCTGCCAAAGCATTCAAAACATTGAATTTCCCAGCCAATTGTAAATGTACTGGATAGCTTTTTTCAGCGAAGAGTAAATCAAAGCTTGTTCCACGATTTGTAATTTTAATTGAAGTTGCTCTAAAATCAGCCTTTTCTTCAATACCATAAGTCATTATCTCTGCAGCTGTCATCTTTTGAAAATCACGACCCACTGCATCATCTACATTTAAAATAGCGAATTTAGGCTTTTCTGGTTGATACACATTACCTAATTGAGAAAATAATAAGCTTTTTGCATGTGCGTATTCTTCCATAGTATGGTGATATTCGAGATGATCTTGACTTAAATTTGTAAAAACTGCAATATCAAAATCCGTTCCCCAAACACGACCCTGTACTAAAGAATGTGACGAAACTTCTATTGCACATGTTGTTACTTGTTTCTTACGCATCTCTGCAAAAGTTTTTTGCAAAGTTAAACTATCCGGTGTTGTATTTTTAGTTTCAAAAATCTCATCACCAATTCGACGATACATCGTTCCGATAACCCCAGTCACCTCTTGATGATCTCGGAATATTTGATCAATTAAATGAGTAATCGTTGTTTTTCCATTGGTTCCAGTAACACCCACAACACGAAAGTCTTGGCTAGGATGTTCATAAAAAGCATCTGCCAAAATTGCCATAGCCCGATTAGAATTTGCAACATAAATTACAGGAACTTCCACATCAATCGGTTTTTCTGCTATTAATAATACAGCCCCTTTTTCAACAGCTTCTTGGGCAAATTTATGTCCATCAAATAATGCACCAGAGATACAAACAAATAAAGATCCTGCCTTAATTTCTCGTGTATCTTGTGTTATGCTTTTAATTTCTAGGGTTGGTGCAATTTCTTTAGACAAGCGTTTTAATTGTAAATTAGCAATTAAACTTGTGGCTTTCATATTCTTCACCTTTTCTATCATTGTGGGGCTGCTAACGTAACCACAATGTCTGCGGCACCTTCCATATTGGAATTTTCCGGTAAACTTTGGGCTGTTACAAAACCGTCCCCATCAATTTTAAATTTTTGTCCCGTCATTTCTGAAACTTTTAAAACATCGTTTTTTGACCAACCAATCATATTTGGCATGGTCATAGCTCCATTTGTTAAAACCATTGCACGCTGTCCTTCCAAAACAGTTTCATTTGGCAAAGGCATTTGCTGTACTATTGTATCACCATTTCCAACAATGGTCACACTTAACTTATTGTCTTCTAATGTTTTCACAGCAGATTCTTTTGTTCCGCCAGTGATTTTTGGCATCACCACTTGATTAGCAGCCTCGTTATTTGATTCCTTACCAAGTTCTTGGTATTGCAAAGCACGTTCCATGACGGGATTAAATACTTCTGCAATCATGCCGCCACCAGAAATCATCCCATCATAAACTTGTGGTTGTTTCATCGTAACATATAAAATCAACTCTGGATTTTCTGCTGGAGCCATGCCCGCTACAGAAAAAACATAATTGTTATCGCCTTTTGCGTATAAGCCAGTTTTAGGATCAACGATTTCAGCAGTTCCTGTTTTGGCTGCAATTCGGTAATTTTCAATCTGATAAACTTTTCCGGTTCCATTTTCACTATAAACGACTTGTTGTAAATACTCTAATTCTTTTTTAGCTGTTTCGGCTGTAATTGGTTCTCCCACAACAGTCGGTTGAGTAACCGTTTCTTTTCCAGTATTAGGATCAACCTTTTTTTCAATAAAATATGGCTTTACCATTTTACCATTATTTGCCACCGCTGAGAATGCCTGTAACATTTGAAAATCAGTTACTGTTAAACCTTGACCAAACGAGGTATTGGCTTTTTCTAAAGGATAGTTATATGCAATCGTTCCTGCAGCTTCATTTGCTAAACCAGAATCAGTTGATTTTCCTATACCAAATGCGTTCATATATTCTTTCCACTTATCTGTGCCCATTTTATCAACCAAATTAGCGAAGGCCACATTACTAGAACGTTCCAATCCTTCTAAATAGGAAATTGAACCCCAACCAACTTTATTATGATCACGAATTTCCCCACCTTCAACTTTTTTCACACCTGATGCATAATATTCATTCGGATTAAAAACACCTTCATTAATTGCAGCACCCAATGTTAAAATTTTCATTGTTGAACCTGGTTCAAAAGTTTCTTCTACCAATAAATTACGCCAGCTTTTGTCAATATTCTCTTTTGTTGTTGAATTAAAAGTCGGACTTTGAGTTGTTGCCATAATTGCACCCGTTTTAGCATTCATTAAAGTAGCTGTCATCGTAACAGGTTGATACTTAGCTGCAACCTCGGTCATCTTATTTTCAAGAAATACTTGCAAGCGATTATTCAGGGTTAAATAGATATCTGATCCATCTTTTGCAGCAACTTCTTTAACTTTGGAATTAGGTAATGCATAACCAAAGCTATCTTTTTGATATTCATATTTTCCGTCAGTTCCAGTTAGTAATTTATTGTATGCTTGTTCAATCCCCATAGTTCCCACTAGCTGATTATTTTGAACGTAGTTAGGATCATTCTCAGCTGTCTTTGTTGGAATCGATGCAATCCCTACTAGATTAGAAGCAAAAACACCATTTGGATACAAACGTTTAGGTGTTTCTTCAAAAATTAATCCAGGTAGCTTTGCTTTTTCAATATTAACTTTTGTTTCATAGCTTAAATCTTTTCCCATATTTCCAAATTCAACTTGAGCTAAAGCTTTTCCATTCTCATCTTTTCGATTTAGTTGCTCTAAAATCGCTTCTTTACTCAACGAAATGTTTTGAGACAATAGTTCAGCTGTTTTTTCTTTGTCTTTTACATAATTTGGATTTTTCTTTGTTGACCATTTATCAGTTAAAACAGCAACTAAAGAATAAGAAGCAGCATCCATCGCAATCGGTTTCCCATCTATGTCATAGATGGTTCCACGTTTCGCTTTGAGTACACTACTTCTTGTATAGAGATTTTCAATCTTTTCAGATAGATTTTCTCCATTAATATAACCCTTAATCATTACCTCAGAGAAACGACCAATGAATACAACAAATAGAACTATTGATACGAAAAATAAAATCATGGCTATTTTTTTTCTATTTTTTTGTGGGCTTTTTATTTTTTTCATTTTGATACATTCCTTATATTTGCTTCATTCATTGTTAATCCAGCTTTTTTTGCTATCTCGTATACACGATCATAACGTGATAGCTCTTGTATTTCTTGTGACAAATTTTCATTGACGTTTTGTTCATTAGCAATTGTTACAGTTTTATCTTGCAACGTCCGATTCAATGTTGAAATCATAATTTCTTGAGAAATATAAAATGTCATCAATGCAAATACAACAATTGAAACACTTACTACTAACAATTTTTCAATCCTTGTAATCCCAGCTTTACGAGGAGCCGGCATATGTACTGGCGACTCTTTAGGTGCTTCTGGGGAACGTAGGGGAACGTCTATTTCAAGTTCTCTTGCCAAATTATTATTCATTACCATAGGGATTAGACAACCTTTCTGTACATAATTATTTCTCTATAATTATTTATTTTTATCTATTTGTTTTTCTGCAACTCTTAATTTTGCACTGCGAGCACGATTATTTTGATCCAATTCTTCCATACTCGGTAAAATAGGTTTACGATTTATTAATTTTAATTCTGGTTGAAATTCATCTGGCATAACTGGTAAACCCGGTGGCAATTCAGGCATCGCTGAATGCTCTTTAAAAATTGATTTTACAATTCGATCTTCTAAAGAGTGGAAAGTAATCACACTTACACGTCCGCCAACTTTAATCAATGAAATCGCTGATTCTAATGAATCTTCAACAGCTGATAATTCATCATTTACCGCAATTCGGATGGCTTGGAATACACGTTTCGCAGGATGTCCACCTTTTCTTCTTGCAGGTGCAGGAATGCCTTCTTTAATTAATTCAACTAATTCACCCGTTGTTTCAATTGGGGCAATTTCTCTAGCTGCTTCAATTTTCCGTGCAATTTGTTTTGAAAATTTCTCTTCACCATAACGATAAAAGATCCGTATCAATTCATGATAAGACCATGTATTTACAACTTCCTTAGCTGTTAAAGGAGCATCGGTATCCATTCGCATATCTAAAGGAGCATCTTGATGATAACTAAACCCTCGCTCAGCTTCATCTAATTGTGGTGAAGACACACCTAAATCATATAAAATACCATCTACTTCAAAAACATCTA
The sequence above is a segment of the Carnobacterium gallinarum DSM 4847 genome. Coding sequences within it:
- a CDS encoding penicillin-binding transpeptidase domain-containing protein; the encoded protein is MKKIKSPQKNRKKIAMILFFVSIVLFVVFIGRFSEVMIKGYINGENLSEKIENLYTRSSVLKAKRGTIYDIDGKPIAMDAASYSLVAVLTDKWSTKKNPNYVKDKEKTAELLSQNISLSKEAILEQLNRKDENGKALAQVEFGNMGKDLSYETKVNIEKAKLPGLIFEETPKRLYPNGVFASNLVGIASIPTKTAENDPNYVQNNQLVGTMGIEQAYNKLLTGTDGKYEYQKDSFGYALPNSKVKEVAAKDGSDIYLTLNNRLQVFLENKMTEVAAKYQPVTMTATLMNAKTGAIMATTQSPTFNSTTKENIDKSWRNLLVEETFEPGSTMKILTLGAAINEGVFNPNEYYASGVKKVEGGEIRDHNKVGWGSISYLEGLERSSNVAFANLVDKMGTDKWKEYMNAFGIGKSTDSGLANEAAGTIAYNYPLEKANTSFGQGLTVTDFQMLQAFSAVANNGKMVKPYFIEKKVDPNTGKETVTQPTVVGEPITAETAKKELEYLQQVVYSENGTGKVYQIENYRIAAKTGTAEIVDPKTGLYAKGDNNYVFSVAGMAPAENPELILYVTMKQPQVYDGMISGGGMIAEVFNPVMERALQYQELGKESNNEAANQVVMPKITGGTKESAVKTLEDNKLSVTIVGNGDTIVQQMPLPNETVLEGQRAMVLTNGAMTMPNMIGWSKNDVLKVSEMTGQKFKIDGDGFVTAQSLPENSNMEGAADIVVTLAAPQ
- the rsmH gene encoding 16S rRNA (cytosine(1402)-N(4))-methyltransferase RsmH, producing the protein MTTFNHETVLLHETVDSLALKKDGIYVDCTLGGAGHSEYLLSQLSEAGHLYAFDQDERAIENAKQRLAPFVEKGMVTFVKSNFRYIKEALNELDVFEVDGILYDLGVSSPQLDEAERGFSYHQDAPLDMRMDTDAPLTAKEVVNTWSYHELIRIFYRYGEEKFSKQIARKIEAAREIAPIETTGELVELIKEGIPAPARRKGGHPAKRVFQAIRIAVNDELSAVEDSLESAISLIKVGGRVSVITFHSLEDRIVKSIFKEHSAMPELPPGLPVMPDEFQPELKLINRKPILPSMEELDQNNRARSAKLRVAEKQIDKNK
- the murD gene encoding UDP-N-acetylmuramoyl-L-alanine--D-glutamate ligase encodes the protein MKKITSYENKKILVLGLALSGVNAAKLLHELGALVTVNDYKSFEENPEAQELLESGIRVVTGGHPVDLLDEDFELVVKNPGIMYNNPIVKRAIEKGIPVITEVELAYEVSESTLIGITGTNGKTTTTTMIADILNQNRIKGHAYVAGNIGMPASLVAQTTTPNDEIVIELSSFQLMGITKLRPSIAVITNIFEAHIDYHGTREEYVAAKWRITENQTADDYLILNWDQPELRELAKSSKAQIIPFSRKEVLENGAYVKEGKIYYRNECIMEKTAILVPGEHNVENALAAIAVAKLMGQSNENIAELLTTFTGVKHRTQFVTDYQKRKFYNDSKATNILATENALKGFSNPVILLAGGLDRGNGFDELIPSLKNVKALIVFGETASKLEEVGRKAGVKEIRVVQNVEAAVPVAYDLSDEDTVILLSPACASWDQYRSFEVRGDAYIKAIQQLIAELKEQEE
- the murG gene encoding undecaprenyldiphospho-muramoylpentapeptide beta-N-acetylglucosaminyltransferase — its product is MKIILSGGGTGGHIYPALALIRQLQKVEPTLDVLYVGTEKGLEKKIVEKAGIPFKAVEVQGFKRSLSFENVKTVQLFFKSVSDSKKIVKEFQPDIVIGTGGYVCAPVVYAAAKQGIPTIIHEQNSVAGVTNKFLSKYASKIAICFEEARQEFAKFPEKIVLTGNPRAQEVASIQQSTILEEYQLKADYPTLLIFGGSRGARKINEAFVAALPELVKKEYQILFATGEVHYQKIQEELAILADKDSNVSVVPFIYNMPEVFANVSLVMARSGATSLAELTALGLPSILIPSPYVTNDHQTRNAESLTTHGAAEMIADVDLTGERLILEVDQLMMNPDKRLKMAGEAKKLGIPDAADRLVALIRELI
- a CDS encoding UDP-N-acetylmuramoyl-L-alanyl-D-glutamate--2,6-diaminopimelate ligase; the encoded protein is MKATSLIANLQLKRLSKEIAPTLEIKSITQDTREIKAGSLFVCISGALFDGHKFAQEAVEKGAVLLIAEKPIDVEVPVIYVANSNRAMAILADAFYEHPSQDFRVVGVTGTNGKTTITHLIDQIFRDHQEVTGVIGTMYRRIGDEIFETKNTTPDSLTLQKTFAEMRKKQVTTCAIEVSSHSLVQGRVWGTDFDIAVFTNLSQDHLEYHHTMEEYAHAKSLLFSQLGNVYQPEKPKFAILNVDDAVGRDFQKMTAAEIMTYGIEEKADFRATSIKITNRGTSFDLLFAEKSYPVHLQLAGKFNVLNALAAIATAYVAGIELDSIICSLESIAGVRGRFELVQGEQDFAVVVDYAHTPDGLLNVLNTINEFKTGNVYCVVGCGGDRDKTKRPKMARIAMDYADHVIFTSDNPRTEDPATILEDVVAELGAEEEYQLIVDRHVAIEEAVKQAQKNDVILIAGKGHEDYQIIGTTKHHFDDVEEAKKAIATYYIGNSSKK
- the ftsL gene encoding cell division protein FtsL, which produces MNNNLARELEIDVPLRSPEAPKESPVHMPAPRKAGITRIEKLLVVSVSIVVFALMTFYISQEIMISTLNRTLQDKTVTIANEQNVNENLSQEIQELSRYDRVYEIAKKAGLTMNEANIRNVSK
- the mraY gene encoding phospho-N-acetylmuramoyl-pentapeptide-transferase, whose product is MHWTEMLIPFVSSFALTIMVMPIFIGYFRMKQLGQVTRDEGPKWHEVKTGTPTMGGLVFLLATIITAIWVGIWQGWLTLSLGLLLFILALYGLLGFLDDFIKVFKKRNLGLTSKQKLIGQIVGGIIFFVLFKNDGLSTAINLPVIGFVNIGWFYGVFVLFWLVGFSNAVNLTDGLDGLVAGTASIAYGAYGIIAWKQGQSDVLIFCLAIIGGLVGFFFFNKKPAKIFMGDVGSLALGGGLAAISILLHQEWSLLLIGLIFVIETASVMIQVTSFKLTGKRVFKMSPIHHHFEMSGWSEWRVVLTFWAVGLVASVLALMIIL